The DNA window CCCACCCCTGACGGCAGTACAAACCCCACGCCGGTCTCCTTTCCTTGCTACCTCGAGCCCATCCTCTTCTTCCCCAAAAGCCTCGTTGTGGAAGTAATAACCATTTCATACCTTCTTGGTGTGTGGCCAAAACACCCTCCCTTTGAGCTTTACTGTCACTGGAGCTGTTTTAAAATACCTGCTGTCAGTGACACAGGTACACTCTAGGACGTGTGGAAACACTCTAGGCCTGACTGGAAAGTTCACCTAAAGTCAAGACTTGAACACATGAGATGGATGTGTTTTCACTGTctaatctaaaagaaaaaaagaaaaaaaaagataaatcaagaGGGAATAGCCTTTTGGTTACTTATTTGAAATCCTTATGAGTTTATTTTATCCTGTCAGTAGTTCAAATGTTTACATGATTAAAGGGTTTTCACAGCTACTAGAACAGAACTTCGGCTGGGGAGTCTGTCCGCGCAAGACATCTCCTTCCACAGCCCCTCCACTCTTGGTTTAATCCACATAGTTACTATCTTCAGGTCAGAGGCCTAGATGGCCATTTTCTCAGTTTGCAGCTTTGAGAGAAGCGTCATAAAAATCACCCACCTCTTGACCACTTAAGAAGGAGATTTGGAGCCAGGATGCATTTGAGGAGCAATTGAATGCTGAAAAgcctaggaatttatttctcggGGAGTTTCAACACAGCAGTCAGTCTGGTCAGATGACTCTCGAGAGCGAATCTATTGAGGCGTTCCTGGAATCGTATTGGAAGTACCTGGCAGAGACTCCTGCTTCAAGGCATCCTTCTCAAGGGGTTTTGTGTTCTCTTGTATGAATGCAGTCTTCTTTGTGGAACTAGCTACAGATACCAGTGGCTACATGAAACAAAAAAGCGAAAGAGTCATTAGCAGAGACTAAAACACACTTGGTATGCCAAGAACACAGCACTGCCATTTTCATGCCCAAGACTAATAACAAAATTGAAACAGATCTGCTCTAGCAAAGCATAAAACAAGTCAAGGATCAAGGATCAAGATGACTCACCAATCATTTCACTGCCTGTCAGAGCAAAACTCAACACCAGTGAAAGGAAAACTACACAATCTAGACTCCCTACAAAGTATCACCTACAATGTTCAGCACACAAGCAATAATTACTAGACATGTGAACCATAGTCTagaaaaaaactatttaataGAAAGAGACCCCAAAATGACAAAGATCATGGAATTGGCAGACAGGGACTTACACCAGCTATGACAAACATTTGCAAgcatttaaaggagaaaaaatgagcaaaacgAGTGAATAGTTAGGGTAGAtaagcagagaaaatggaaattacagAGAGGAACCTGATAGAAATTCTAGAATTGAAAAGTACaatatccaaaatgaaaaaattcactgaattcCTAAATAGGATACTGGGCACTGCAGAGAAGAGGTCAGTGAACTTGAAGGCAGATCAATAGAAAGGAtccaaactgaaacagaaaaaaagattgaaaaaataaattcagtctCTGTGAGCTATGAAAGGATATCCTGCAGTCTAGCATTTATGTGACTTCAGTCCCTGGTGAGGGAGGAATCTTTGGAGCTTAAGCTCCCCCAGCCACCTCTACCTCCATCTTTGTGACCTGTCCAATGGAGCCTGTGTCCCATGGAGCCTGTGGGGCACTACAGACAGGTCTGTGAAGTATTTGCCCAGGTGATATGTAAGACCCTTCTAACTATATGCAATAAATCTCTGTATTCACTTCATAAAAATGTACTTATAAAACATTTGTATGGCTACATCTTTATAAACAAAGGGATTGTTTTCAAACTCAGAATTATGGCTTACTTACTCAAAACTGCCTCAGCTTAATAAAGAGAAACCAATGCAAGGGCAACTTTTTCTAGCTTTCTTTTAGGTCGGACTCAAACGCCACCTCTGCTGAACATCTCTTCTCGAGTGCTATAAGTGGATGTGATTTCTACCACACATAGTGCTGTTTCTACTCCTCTTTTTGACACACTCACTGGGGTACTCAAAGGCTTTCTAAGGTATATGCGAGCAATGATGGTTTTAAGACATTAACGGAAATTTTGCAAAACTTTGAGTATGTGCATAAAAACCCATCAGCAAGCCGGCTGAAATCTGAGGCAACCCATCCTGGGCCTACTGGAGACCAGGTTTTATAGCACTAGTGACTCAAAATCTGAAAATGACCAGGAGCAAGGAATAGTTTGCAATTGGCCTTGAGCCAAGGAGAAATGAGAACTTAGAATCTCATCTTATTTGAAGGACCTTCACTTCTTTGCCCTCTGCCCGGTTCTTTCAATTTTTACCATGAGAGTAGCTCTCCCCGGCCAGGTAAGTTTGTTTTAAGATCCCTGTTGggcctctctgcttccttctaACAAAGGGCACCAATTGTCATCATCATAATTTGTGCGTGGATTCTTTCTCAAAAGTGAGAACTTGCCCTTAGTCCAGGCATCCTGCTGGATCTCATTCCTGTCTTCCCTGACAATTGCCTTTGTCTCACGCTTGGCAAAAGAATAGCATAGTTTTTACTCATCTAATCTTGCAAAGGAATATTGCTACAGGGTGTAAAACCTCCTGGGTGTAACTCAATGGGACAATTCAAAACATTAATATGAGCAAAGTTGTCTTTAATAAAGGCATCATGAAACCAGGGTGGAGTTTTGGAAGTCTTTCCCTGCCTTATACACATTGATATTTTCGTTAACAGGGAAGCATGGTGCCAGGAAGGGATGAGGGGGGGCAGCAAGGGGATGACAACTTCCGAGTCATGACCTCCCCTCTACCGTTTCCCGGCAACTGTTCAAAGAATGAATTATTCCTGAGTGAGAGTTCCTTTAGACTAGACTAGTGTCGAACAGTAGTATGAaactacctttcttttttttttttttaaagatttatttatttatttatttgacatagagacagccagcgagagagggaacacaagcaggggagtgggagaggaagaagcaggctcatagcggaggagcctgatgaggggctcgatcccacaacgccgggatcacgccctgagctgaaggcagacgcttaaccgctgtgccacccaggcgccccaactaccTTTCTTTTGACTTAATTTACCTACAAAACATCcagacttaaaaaacaaatctgtgaATTATGAGGAGAGCTGAGCGTATCCGCGTGAGTGTACATGAGCTAAATAGTTTCATGTCTCTTCGTCGAAGGCGGCTTTGGAAACTAGCAAGAGCTAAGTGAATTGAACGAAACTGCACTGAAGGTTTTAATGCACAGGATATAGTGATAGTTGGAAAGATGTCAGATATCTAGCCCCGCGAATCGATTCCCTGTCCAGGTATCACGCAAGCGGCTTTGTGGAAAGCACGAAAGTGGCACAAGGTGCTTTTCAGAAGATGGTGGCAAAAGTCGTGGGAGATAAAAGATATGCTTGTCAGGCTAGTGAACACACAACTGTTTCCAACTACGAGAAGGTAATAATTTATGACCAGTATTACAGCATCACAGAGAAGGCATCTGTGGCTTGATACATACATAAATAGCACATAGTAACTAAAACACTTAAGTAaacagtatataataaataaaataatatacctGAATTATATACTGACAAACGTATTTGGTTTCTCAAATACGGACTAAGTTTTGAAAAGGGTTCAAAGGATCTTGTAAGGAAATATATGAGTTCCAAGTGACttatgaggttttattttatttttttaaagattttatttatttatttgacagagagagacagccagcgagagagggaacacaagcagggggagaggaagaagcaggctcctagaggagaagcctgatgtggggcttgatcccagaatgctgggatcatgccctgagccagatgcttaacggctgcaccacccaggcgccccataatctgattttttaaaaccagtaaCATCTAAGGTATTTCCTGAAATCTAAAATGGGATTGCCGttcaacatttccttttttcattgcCAGGATTGTCAGTAAGATCggtttacatatatacataagaaGATGGAGAGAAGCAAGCTCTGGGAGCCTCAGGGCACTGTGTGCTGTGGCCTCGCTGGCCTGTGGATTTCCCAGTGTCCAGCTCTGGGGTGTGCACCTGCCCGCTGCTGGGTTCCTCCCTCCCTACCTTGTGATACTTTTCATACCGCTGTTGAATCTGACGTTCTTCTTGCTTCAGCATTTCTGTCATTCCGGTTTCTTTGAGGCTATTATCATGTTCTTCCTCCAGCTGGATCTTCTGTTGGCTCTCCTGGGGTGAGAGGAGGGTGGAGTTTCAGGTCAGCCCCTGGGAAGCCTGTATGAAGGGGACAGACCACAGGCCCAGGTCCTGGGGGCCCCCTGAGTTTGCTCCTGTGACTAGCTTTTGCCTCCTCGGAGCTTCAAGCCTGCCAACTCCACAACTCCTCTGGTTTGGATTCCCTCTTTAGCCCGCCCCACGCTTCAGGAATATCTGGGCCTAAGCAATctcaaaagtgaaaaaacaaagaaacttccTGGGCTAGCTCTGGAATCCTGCTTTGGACTTCAGATTACCGTGAGAAAGCTGGAAAGCCCTCCCCAAGATGATCCCGAGCACATACGCACCTCTTCTTTGGCTTTAGCGGTTTTCCTGTAATGATAAAGCCAGTGAGCCAGGTATTCTATGGGGTCACTGGGCCGAACCTTCGCCACCTCTGCAAGCGCCTGGCTCAGGCAATTTCCGAAGCACCTCTTCAGGTAGTCAGTTTCCATCCCTGCGGGCCGGGAGAACAGCATAGCGGAGTCACACTACTTTATAAAtcaaacctgatttttaaaatacacacattctAGTCAAATCAGATTCATTTCAGGATAAATACGAGATACTTCTGGGTGTCACCCTTcccaaaagaaacaataaatacatacttgCCAATTGCTCTTACATTcaaatggactttttaaaaaaagctctcCTGCTGTCTTAGATCAGATAATAGGTCCTGGATGTCATGAGGCCCCAAAGGAGCTTGATATAGTGGTGGTTAAGGGTGGCTAAGGTCTCCACTTACACACGCATCTCTACCCTTgagtaggaagaaaataattgctCAGGCAGGAGGTTCCGAGAGGGGCTCTGAAGACCCAGCAAGCTGTGCTATTGTGAGGTTGGAAGCTACAGTCATCTGTGACGTAGATAAGAGGGGCTTACTGATTTCAGAAGGGACCACAGAGAagccctggggaggagagggagggagaagggcaggcacTGTAGCTACCCGTGGTCATGGGCTCTGCCAGCACGTAACACACTATTCTACTCTAGTGCTCAAGCAAGAAGCTAGTGGAGGTTGAGCTGATGGCCTGGTATTTACTAGTAATCGGATTTCAGGAGCTATGGGCAATGTAGCCTGAGTCAGATCATAAGTTAGGTGTGGCCGTGTAGAGCCGCAGTCTGAACACAGACTCCGGGAACAGAGATACCCAAGTTCTGGTCCTGGTGCTGttgcttattagctgtgtgatcttcaaCAAGCCACCCggtctctctgagccttggtgttctcatctgtagaacaaaataataaaggtatGGGCCTCGTAATTGTGGGGATTAGAAGAGATAacaaatacatgtaaagcacttagcctGGCACatgatgtttaataaataaatagataaatacatacatacatacatatatagatagatagatttttttttttagattttttatttatttgagagagagagagagagagagtgagacagagcacgagcagaggggaggggcagagggagagggagaagcagactccccgctgagcagggtcttgatcccaggaccctgagatctcaacctgagccgaaggcagacacttaactgactgagccacccgggagccctcataagtgtttaataaatattagccatcACAGTGGAAGACTGTGACATACAATGAACTAACATCTGGCCTATTTCTGACCACCTCCATATTTCGGAAGTTTACACATTTTAGGTCCAAAAGAGCTAATAATGAAGTGAATAATAAAGGCTCAGTTCCAGTCTTAACATTTTCTGGGAGGCAGTTTTCAgtttaaagaaggaaagatacATAGATATGcctatagaaaaaatatatataatcccTAGCTCTTTCCATTGCAAAAGCCTAGAAGCAAAAACACTTA is part of the Ursus arctos isolate Adak ecotype North America unplaced genomic scaffold, UrsArc2.0 scaffold_7, whole genome shotgun sequence genome and encodes:
- the DYDC2 gene encoding LOW QUALITY PROTEIN: DPY30 domain-containing protein 2 (The sequence of the model RefSeq protein was modified relative to this genomic sequence to represent the inferred CDS: substituted 2 bases at 2 genomic stop codons), which gives rise to MRTPRLRETGWLVEDHTANKQQHQDQNLGMETDYLKRCFGNCLSQALAEVAKVRPSDPIEYLAHWLYHYRKTAKAKEEESQQKIQLEEEHDNSLKETGMTEMLKQEERQIQQRYEKYHKPLVSVASSTKKTAFIQENTKPLEKDALKQESLPGTSNTIPGTPQXIRSRESSDQTDCCVETPREINSXAFQHSIAPQMHPGSKSPS